Genomic segment of uncultured Tolumonas sp.:
ATTAATATCGGGATGGTCAGCGGCATATTGCCCGTGGTCGGCGTGCCGTTACCGCTAGTCAGTTATGGCGGAACCGCTATGATAACCTTGTGTGCCGGCTTCGGTATTTTAATGTCGATCCATACGCATCGCCGACTGCTCGCCGGATAACAGGAACCACAATGAAACGAATTACGACACTTGCGCTCTCATGCCTACTGGCCGGACACGCCTTCGCAGCCACATTACGTCCGGAAGATAATGCACGCTTGGAAACCCTGAGCCACGAACTTAATGTTCCGATGTCTGAGCTGTCACAAGCCGTCGCACAAGCCGACTATCGCCAAGCCGTGCTGGATGCCTTTACTAAAACCGCCGAAAGCAAACCTTGGTATGAATACCAAGCCTTGTTTCTGACGGATAAACGCGTAACGCAAGGGGTTGATTTCTGGCACGCACATGCGGCAGATCTGGCGCGTGCGGAACGTATTTATCATGTTCCCGCTAGCGTAATTGTCGCCATCATTGGTGTCGAAACCTTTTATGGCACCAATATGGGTAAACATCCGATCCTCGATTCCCTGTTTACGCTGGCGTTTTATCACCCTACCCGCACTCCGTTTTTCAGTAAAGAGTTTGCCAACTTCGTAAAACTGGGCAATGCACAGGGTTGGGATCTGAAAACCCGCTTAGGCTCATATGCCGGTGCCATGGGCATGGGCCAATTTATGCCTTCCAG
This window contains:
- the mltB gene encoding lytic murein transglycosylase B — translated: MKRITTLALSCLLAGHAFAATLRPEDNARLETLSHELNVPMSELSQAVAQADYRQAVLDAFTKTAESKPWYEYQALFLTDKRVTQGVDFWHAHAADLARAERIYHVPASVIVAIIGVETFYGTNMGKHPILDSLFTLAFYHPTRTPFFSKEFANFVKLGNAQGWDLKTRLGSYAGAMGMGQFMPSSYLSYAVDFDGDGHIDLFTNPADAIGSVANYFHQHGWSMGEPVVAAAQVTKPSALSYVQERVELKQQWGQLKQAGINTTAPLSSTTPVSLIQLAQPSYSEYWIARQNFYVITRYNKSPLYAMVVHNLSQLLAKQYYGH